From Methylomonas sp. EFPC3, a single genomic window includes:
- a CDS encoding glycosyltransferase family A protein, whose protein sequence is MAVNNNSKTGDTFVSIVMPCFNSALTIKNSVASVYNQTFKNFELIIVDDGSTDNSGQVINELEATYPNIKSIFKSNSGPAQSRNVGIQAASGQFIAFLDSDDTWHPEFLEKLLGCLEQNPDCKLAYCGWQNIGLAADRCKPYIPPDYETSDKASILLKSCPWPIHAVITRKQEIDRVKGFNDAWFTAEDFDMWLRIALFGKIVRVPEVLSYYHHKQGEQITRNRLRAILNHLGVQKAFLKDFPGIEESIGKQNCNKLIYEQILYQAYELYWAGELGGAQILFRKAFISGQFKPTDLKYIIPAWLPSGIYLVFIGAFRKQANQ, encoded by the coding sequence GTGGCAGTAAATAACAACTCAAAAACAGGGGATACTTTTGTCTCCATAGTAATGCCATGTTTCAACTCGGCTCTCACGATCAAAAACTCCGTTGCTTCCGTTTACAACCAAACTTTTAAGAATTTCGAGTTAATTATCGTTGACGACGGCTCAACAGATAACTCCGGACAAGTCATCAACGAATTGGAAGCTACTTATCCCAATATTAAGTCGATATTCAAATCCAACTCCGGCCCGGCGCAAAGCCGTAACGTCGGAATTCAAGCAGCCTCTGGCCAATTTATTGCTTTTCTAGACTCAGATGACACTTGGCACCCGGAATTTTTAGAAAAACTTCTCGGCTGCCTAGAACAAAATCCGGATTGCAAACTTGCCTATTGCGGCTGGCAGAATATCGGCTTAGCAGCCGACCGCTGCAAGCCCTATATTCCGCCGGACTACGAAACGTCCGATAAGGCGAGTATTCTGTTAAAAAGCTGCCCTTGGCCGATCCACGCCGTCATTACCCGCAAACAAGAGATAGACCGCGTCAAAGGTTTTAACGATGCCTGGTTTACCGCAGAGGATTTTGACATGTGGTTGAGAATCGCGTTATTCGGCAAAATTGTCCGGGTTCCGGAAGTTCTTTCTTACTATCACCATAAACAAGGCGAACAGATTACCCGTAATCGCTTGCGCGCAATATTGAATCATCTTGGCGTACAAAAAGCCTTTTTAAAAGACTTTCCAGGCATCGAAGAATCCATTGGCAAGCAGAACTGCAACAAATTGATTTATGAGCAGATTTTATATCAAGCGTATGAATTATACTGGGCCGGCGAATTGGGCGGAGCCCAAATATTATTTAGAAAAGCTTTTATATCCGGCCAGTTTAAACCTACTGATCTGAAATATATTATTCCCGCTTGGTTACCGTCCGGTATTTATTTAGTTTTTATTGGCGCGTTTAGAAAACAGGCCAATCAATAA
- a CDS encoding glycoside hydrolase family 99-like domain-containing protein: MKTSPRLIAFHLPQFHPTPENDEWWGKGFTEWTNVAKAKPLYPGHYQPHVPADLGFYDLRLPEARHAQAELAKEYGIEGFCYYHYWFGDGRRILERPVNEILASGEPDFPFCLCWANHSWNNIWQGTADRTLIEQTYPGMEDHKQHFEWLLNAFKDPRYITVEGKPLFLIFSPMDVPDLQNVIAYWRELAAAAGLAGLYLVGVNYRMRQDWDPTSVGLDASTWQPLPPKDGHLPTRYIMRKILRFIAGKKSSLTVYDYAEVMDNLIRKSAPSFPDYPTVLPNWDNTPRSNENGLVLHGSTPELFRKLLRQAFGLIAKNPPEKRIVFVKAWNEWAEGNYLEPDQLHGLSYLNIVKEELTHYEN, encoded by the coding sequence ATGAAGACCAGTCCACGCCTTATCGCTTTTCATTTACCTCAATTTCATCCTACCCCGGAAAACGACGAGTGGTGGGGCAAAGGGTTCACAGAATGGACCAACGTCGCTAAAGCCAAGCCGCTATACCCCGGCCATTACCAACCCCATGTGCCGGCCGACCTCGGATTCTACGACCTACGTTTACCCGAAGCGCGCCACGCTCAAGCCGAACTTGCCAAAGAATACGGAATTGAGGGGTTTTGCTACTACCACTACTGGTTCGGCGACGGCCGACGCATCCTTGAGCGGCCGGTCAACGAGATCCTCGCCAGCGGCGAACCCGATTTCCCATTTTGCTTGTGTTGGGCAAATCATAGTTGGAACAACATCTGGCAAGGCACCGCTGATCGAACTTTAATCGAGCAAACCTACCCAGGCATGGAAGACCATAAACAGCACTTTGAATGGTTACTTAACGCCTTCAAAGACCCACGTTACATCACGGTCGAAGGCAAACCTCTGTTTTTGATTTTTAGTCCGATGGACGTGCCCGATCTGCAAAACGTAATTGCGTACTGGCGAGAATTAGCCGCCGCCGCCGGTTTGGCTGGTCTGTATCTGGTTGGAGTGAATTATCGAATGCGCCAGGACTGGGACCCGACCAGCGTCGGGCTCGATGCTTCGACGTGGCAGCCTTTGCCGCCAAAAGATGGTCACTTACCCACCCGATATATCATGCGTAAAATCTTGCGGTTTATTGCGGGAAAAAAATCCTCGCTGACCGTATACGACTATGCGGAGGTGATGGATAACCTGATTCGCAAATCGGCACCAAGCTTTCCGGACTATCCGACCGTATTACCAAACTGGGATAACACTCCGCGATCCAACGAAAACGGCTTAGTACTGCATGGATCAACGCCCGAGCTATTCAGGAAGCTATTACGCCAAGCGTTTGGATTAATTGCCAAAAATCCCCCCGAAAAACGCATTGTTTTTGTCAAAGCCTGGAATGAATGGGCTGAAGGCAATTATCTGGAGCCAGATCAACTACATGGCCTGAGTTATCTGAATATTGTCAAAGAAGAACTCACCCATTACGAAAACTAG
- a CDS encoding glycosyltransferase, whose amino-acid sequence MNRNGIPAYVVHNNPGFRVSWFENKTPIVYWRGSIIDRLHGKVKRRFQPDQVVELHIKGGKSRTIGSDDIIAIPELYGPDLAWAYGKGIKKVVLNQNCYLTFNGYSLNKDRLISPYHDPDTLATLVNSKDGEDYLRHAFPELSLYRFRLSIDPNTFYYQEKKKKQLCFSRIKNQQDAMQVINILKFRGALEDFEIVPFINLPQAEVARIYRDSAVFLSFGYPEGFGLPAAEAMASGCVVIGFHGGGGREFFNPEFSYPIEQGDIVGFAKTVEHVIQTYRQAPETMAQKGRLAANFIRETYSLALEEQEIVSAWRAILAKFNSV is encoded by the coding sequence TTGAACCGTAACGGCATCCCGGCCTACGTCGTGCACAACAATCCCGGATTTCGAGTATCGTGGTTCGAAAATAAAACGCCAATTGTGTATTGGCGGGGCTCGATCATCGATCGTCTTCACGGCAAGGTAAAACGCCGTTTCCAGCCGGATCAGGTCGTTGAGTTGCACATCAAAGGCGGCAAAAGTCGCACGATCGGCTCAGACGACATTATTGCTATACCGGAATTGTACGGACCGGATTTGGCGTGGGCTTACGGCAAAGGCATAAAAAAAGTCGTATTAAACCAAAATTGCTATCTGACCTTTAACGGTTACTCGTTGAACAAAGATCGCCTGATAAGTCCATATCACGACCCCGATACGCTTGCCACGCTGGTAAACTCGAAGGACGGCGAAGATTATTTACGTCATGCTTTTCCGGAACTATCGCTCTATCGGTTTAGACTCTCTATCGATCCTAATACCTTTTATTATCAAGAGAAAAAGAAAAAGCAATTGTGTTTTTCCCGCATCAAAAATCAGCAAGACGCGATGCAAGTGATTAACATTCTGAAGTTTCGCGGTGCGCTTGAAGACTTCGAGATCGTCCCTTTTATTAACTTGCCTCAAGCAGAAGTTGCAAGAATTTACCGCGACTCGGCCGTCTTTTTGAGTTTCGGTTATCCCGAAGGCTTCGGCTTACCTGCTGCAGAGGCTATGGCATCGGGTTGTGTCGTGATCGGCTTCCACGGCGGCGGAGGCCGGGAGTTTTTCAACCCTGAATTTTCTTATCCTATCGAGCAAGGCGATATAGTAGGCTTTGCGAAAACTGTCGAACACGTCATACAAACCTACCGGCAGGCCCCCGAAACCATGGCGCAGAAAGGTCGGCTGGCGGCTAATTTTATTCGCGAGACTTATTCATTGGCGCTTGAAGAACAAGAAATCGTGTCAGCCTGGCGAGCCATACTTGCAAAATTCAACTCTGTTTAA
- a CDS encoding glycosyltransferase family 4 protein has protein sequence MNGNFGINVIGYVSSNVSLGITARHFVKLFLNRQIPVSIFDIDYKRAPNARVHEYQDLTVDDPIQLPYSINLFFLSMGQLPNLFLHPPKGLFAANRLNVGLIWCEETVLPKRFREALRLFDVVLAGSHFVKHVFDTNLSDVLTLDCIHPLFLPDGIYADRAKFELPHDKLLFVSSFDPHHDPARKNPFGAVDAFLQAFPGNSEASDAPHLVVKLNNAEVTTPGCNPMRLVEELKSRCAGNPRVHFIPKSLSYPDVLSLYASCDVFVSMHRAEGLGLGPLECMALGKPVIATAWSGNMSFMRHTNSCLVGFDLVPYTGMAANGPDRLGKRAVWAEPHIDEAADWMKKLAADPGLREKIGRQATADARAYHAASEQIEFMNDLALILEEKAFLSRRQHSKLSDTKALKNAEMQFNYFGLPGFKRRCIDMLDKHVMWRFKQTHSNGSA, from the coding sequence ATGAACGGTAATTTTGGTATCAACGTTATCGGCTACGTCAGCAGTAACGTAAGCTTGGGAATAACTGCCAGGCATTTTGTAAAACTATTTTTAAATCGGCAAATTCCAGTATCGATTTTTGATATAGATTACAAGCGCGCTCCCAATGCCCGGGTGCATGAATACCAGGATCTTACAGTTGACGACCCGATACAACTGCCCTACTCGATCAATTTGTTCTTTCTATCGATGGGACAATTGCCAAACCTGTTTCTGCATCCCCCGAAGGGCTTGTTTGCCGCCAATCGTCTCAATGTAGGATTGATCTGGTGCGAAGAAACCGTGTTACCTAAACGCTTCCGGGAAGCGCTACGTTTATTTGATGTGGTACTGGCCGGATCGCACTTTGTTAAACATGTATTTGATACTAATTTATCGGATGTATTGACGCTCGACTGCATACACCCGCTTTTCCTGCCTGACGGAATTTACGCAGACCGCGCTAAATTTGAACTGCCTCACGATAAGCTTCTGTTTGTATCCAGTTTCGATCCGCATCATGACCCGGCCCGCAAGAACCCATTTGGTGCTGTCGATGCTTTCCTGCAGGCGTTTCCCGGCAACTCCGAAGCTTCGGACGCGCCGCATTTAGTCGTGAAATTAAATAACGCGGAAGTCACTACGCCGGGTTGCAACCCCATGCGATTGGTAGAGGAACTAAAATCACGATGTGCTGGTAATCCGCGTGTTCATTTTATCCCCAAGTCGCTGAGCTACCCGGATGTGTTAAGCCTGTATGCCAGCTGTGACGTATTTGTCTCTATGCACCGTGCGGAAGGACTGGGACTCGGACCATTAGAATGTATGGCGTTAGGCAAGCCTGTGATAGCAACCGCCTGGTCGGGTAACATGTCGTTCATGCGGCACACGAATTCGTGTCTGGTAGGATTTGATTTGGTGCCTTATACCGGCATGGCCGCCAATGGCCCCGACCGACTCGGCAAACGCGCAGTATGGGCAGAACCCCATATCGATGAGGCCGCCGACTGGATGAAAAAATTAGCCGCCGATCCGGGACTTCGCGAAAAAATCGGCCGCCAAGCGACTGCTGATGCTCGGGCCTATCACGCCGCGTCGGAGCAAATCGAATTTATGAACGATTTGGCGTTAATTCTGGAAGAAAAAGCGTTTTTATCACGGCGGCAACACAGCAAGCTGAGCGATACCAAGGCATTAAAAAACGCCGAAATGCAATTTAACTATTTCGGACTCCCTGGTTTTAAAAGACGATGCATCGACATGTTGGACAAACATGTAATGTGGCGTTTCAAGCAAACCCACTCAAATGGATCGGCATAA
- a CDS encoding glycosyltransferase, whose translation MKILIVSDSYPAFDRSSYELRFSRLIQILTESHQVSLCPLDVPYMANELGESAVSLYRQTLVSQGVGICDNGLVPALQAENYDAVVFVLYVLATPKNIQAVRDWAPTAKLIIDSVDVQFGRYMSRARLTKQQSDIDFANKVKREEIATYRKADFVIVVSEQERQLLAPELPANKLAIIPNIHPMGEYIPTAARDKNVLMFVGWGQYEPNSDAVLYFANEVLPLILEQAPQVRFKVIGEGYPETVKNLHGGPIEILGHVPSMHPYLTESYISVAPLRYGSGVKGKIGEALSFGLPVVTTSIGLEGFGLTPGKEILIGDTPREFADHVLSLLNDPGRHSEIGLSGRNFLENNFSEAVVKVKINQVFSQIDQTQVPWLKLKSRILRSWFYHTLNRYVLWRFNKTN comes from the coding sequence ATGAAAATACTGATCGTCTCAGACTCCTACCCAGCATTCGACCGTTCCTCATACGAACTCAGGTTTTCTCGCTTGATTCAAATACTGACGGAGTCTCACCAAGTATCGCTTTGCCCGTTGGATGTCCCTTACATGGCCAACGAATTAGGAGAGTCCGCGGTGTCGCTTTATCGACAAACTTTGGTGTCTCAAGGCGTCGGTATTTGCGATAACGGATTGGTGCCGGCCTTACAGGCCGAAAATTACGATGCGGTGGTATTCGTTCTCTATGTACTGGCGACCCCGAAAAATATTCAAGCAGTCAGAGATTGGGCGCCGACAGCGAAATTGATTATAGACTCTGTAGACGTTCAGTTCGGCCGATATATGTCACGTGCCCGATTGACTAAACAACAGAGCGATATAGATTTCGCCAATAAAGTTAAGCGGGAAGAAATTGCCACCTATAGGAAAGCTGATTTCGTTATTGTCGTTTCTGAACAGGAGCGTCAGTTATTAGCACCAGAACTCCCCGCCAATAAACTCGCTATCATTCCAAATATTCATCCTATGGGTGAATATATTCCTACTGCGGCGCGAGATAAAAACGTATTGATGTTTGTAGGCTGGGGCCAGTATGAGCCTAATAGTGACGCAGTGTTATATTTTGCCAACGAGGTCTTGCCGCTAATATTAGAACAAGCCCCTCAGGTTCGTTTTAAAGTAATCGGCGAAGGCTACCCGGAGACGGTGAAAAATCTTCACGGCGGGCCCATTGAGATTTTGGGCCACGTGCCGTCGATGCACCCTTATTTGACAGAGTCCTATATCTCGGTAGCACCTTTGCGTTACGGGAGCGGTGTAAAGGGCAAAATTGGCGAAGCGCTGTCCTTCGGCCTCCCAGTCGTCACGACCTCGATTGGGCTGGAAGGCTTCGGGCTTACTCCCGGCAAAGAAATATTGATTGGCGATACACCCAGAGAATTTGCCGATCACGTATTAAGTTTACTCAACGATCCGGGGCGGCATAGCGAAATCGGTTTATCCGGCAGAAATTTTCTGGAAAATAATTTTTCAGAAGCGGTGGTGAAAGTCAAAATTAATCAGGTATTCAGCCAGATCGATCAAACCCAGGTACCATGGTTAAAACTCAAAAGCCGCATTCTTCGTAGCTGGTTTTATCACACTCTCAATCGTTATGTGCTATGGCGATTCAATAAAACAAATTAA
- a CDS encoding glycosyltransferase family 2 protein produces the protein MTLQCEQLPRISVVTPTFNQGEFIEKTIQSVLSQNYPNLEFIIIDGGSTDNTIDIIKKYEEYLTYWVSEPDRGQSHAINKGMAKATGDILTWLNSDDWYLPGTLEYFSKTFQNNPEIGMVVGSGRIVDLSGNEIYYIEPNPTIDLNSLYSWMNGGNFLQPSSAFSRAAWEQVGPIDESIHIAMDLDLWLRMAENGIKFISTDSLLSEALSHPNAKTTAFEKLMLLDCAMVIIQHGGKKHVEKQLTDIINKYCWYEKNYQAIIQNPVIRFLRPIIKRLAKNEDQYWSEFIPPWVKH, from the coding sequence ATGACTCTTCAATGTGAACAGCTTCCTAGAATATCTGTTGTAACTCCAACTTTCAATCAGGGGGAGTTCATCGAGAAGACAATACAATCTGTTTTATCTCAAAATTATCCTAATTTAGAGTTCATAATTATCGATGGCGGCAGCACCGACAATACAATCGATATTATTAAAAAATATGAGGAATACTTAACTTATTGGGTTAGCGAGCCTGATAGAGGTCAAAGCCATGCTATAAACAAAGGCATGGCAAAAGCCACCGGCGACATACTTACTTGGCTAAATTCGGATGATTGGTACCTGCCTGGCACTCTTGAATATTTCTCTAAGACATTCCAGAACAATCCGGAAATTGGAATGGTCGTTGGCTCAGGAAGAATTGTTGATTTGTCTGGCAACGAAATTTATTACATTGAACCTAATCCAACAATCGATCTGAATAGCCTATATAGCTGGATGAATGGCGGCAATTTTTTGCAACCGTCTAGCGCATTTTCTCGCGCGGCTTGGGAGCAGGTTGGTCCGATTGATGAATCTATCCACATCGCGATGGATCTGGATTTATGGCTGCGAATGGCGGAAAATGGAATTAAATTTATCAGCACTGACAGCCTTCTTTCTGAAGCTTTAAGTCATCCTAATGCCAAAACAACAGCTTTTGAGAAACTTATGCTTTTAGATTGTGCGATGGTTATCATTCAACATGGTGGTAAAAAGCATGTCGAAAAACAACTAACAGATATAATCAATAAATACTGCTGGTACGAGAAAAATTACCAAGCAATTATCCAGAATCCTGTTATTAGATTTCTCAGACCGATTATCAAGCGATTGGCAAAAAACGAGGATCAATACTGGAGCGAATTCATACCGCCATGGGTAAAACATTAA
- a CDS encoding ABC transporter ATP-binding protein, with protein MAIIEVNHLTKEYQLGHLTSLKETAVNAIRRLSFQPTISRERFKALDNVNFAIDEGEVVGIIGHNGAGKSTLLKHLANISKPTKGNVVVRGSIAPLIEVGAGVNPELTGRENIFLNGSILGIPKKIIQQKLDEIINFSELEKFIDTPVKRYSSGMTVKLGFSIATSLDADILIIDEVLAVGDLAFQRKCFNKMEDMIIHQGKTVLLVSHNIRQIERICKRVLLMDHGKIVADGSPAEICGLFYAQNDEKIKEQSHHSSSSARKEHTDDIELLSVKIYNKDGSVTESIRTDENITFKLHFRVNKELEKPNFGFGIHTTDFLYLATEITESLFADKILTPGEYTLAIDIPSFPLLPGVFSVRIGVDAGRITRNIFYEEGVITFQVTAPDIARTQSMTEGFLALNGKWSFQ; from the coding sequence ATGGCCATTATAGAAGTCAATCATCTGACCAAAGAATATCAACTCGGACACCTTACAAGTTTGAAAGAAACTGCCGTCAACGCAATACGACGCCTAAGTTTTCAGCCTACAATTAGCCGCGAGCGGTTTAAAGCCCTCGACAATGTCAACTTTGCTATTGATGAAGGTGAAGTCGTTGGCATTATCGGACACAACGGCGCCGGAAAAAGCACTCTACTCAAACACCTCGCCAATATTAGCAAGCCTACAAAGGGCAATGTTGTGGTAAGAGGTAGTATCGCCCCGCTTATAGAAGTGGGCGCAGGCGTAAACCCAGAGTTAACCGGCAGGGAAAATATTTTTTTGAACGGTTCGATTTTGGGTATACCGAAAAAGATTATTCAACAAAAACTGGACGAAATCATTAATTTTTCCGAATTGGAAAAATTTATTGACACCCCCGTAAAACGATACAGCTCCGGCATGACCGTAAAGCTGGGGTTTTCCATCGCTACCAGTCTGGATGCGGATATTCTAATTATCGATGAAGTTTTGGCGGTCGGCGACTTAGCGTTTCAAAGGAAATGCTTCAATAAGATGGAAGACATGATAATTCATCAAGGAAAAACGGTTTTACTTGTCAGCCACAACATTCGACAAATCGAACGCATATGCAAGCGAGTGCTCCTCATGGATCACGGTAAAATTGTCGCGGATGGAAGCCCGGCAGAAATATGTGGGCTTTTTTACGCACAAAACGACGAAAAAATAAAAGAGCAAAGCCACCATTCGTCAAGCAGTGCTCGCAAAGAACATACGGATGATATCGAATTGCTATCGGTGAAGATATACAATAAAGATGGAAGTGTAACTGAAAGTATACGTACCGACGAAAATATAACATTTAAGTTACATTTTAGAGTTAATAAAGAACTTGAAAAACCCAATTTTGGATTTGGCATTCATACCACTGATTTTCTTTATCTTGCCACTGAAATCACGGAATCATTGTTTGCTGACAAAATCCTAACTCCAGGAGAATATACATTAGCCATCGACATACCTTCTTTTCCATTGCTACCAGGCGTTTTTTCAGTTCGTATCGGCGTGGATGCAGGACGTATAACTCGTAATATCTTCTATGAAGAAGGCGTTATCACATTTCAAGTAACCGCACCAGACATTGCACGCACTCAAAGCATGACGGAAGGATTTTTAGCTTTAAATGGCAAATGGAGCTTTCAGTGA
- a CDS encoding ABC transporter permease: protein MFRIIKNLYNYRELIAALTYKNIVIRYKQAYLGILWAVLKPVMLMLVFTLVKGFVGIETGGLPYPLITFAALIPWVFFQESVSEGVNSVTSNAALIKKIYFPREIFPLTAMVTKLVELVVSFVILAGMMIYYKILPTIYAFWLPVFVLYTMVVALTISFFGAAMNVYYRDIAQAIPIGLSLLMYGSPVIYPLSLVKKKLLIEQAAGEWSEKLYTLYTINPLVGIIDGFQRTLIGASDPDFQALYPGLILTLSVLPFSYWFFKRAENWFADVI, encoded by the coding sequence ATGTTCAGAATAATCAAAAACCTTTATAACTATAGAGAGCTAATAGCCGCTCTAACTTACAAAAATATAGTTATTCGCTACAAACAGGCTTACCTTGGCATTTTATGGGCGGTACTAAAACCAGTTATGCTGATGTTGGTATTCACGCTAGTCAAGGGTTTCGTAGGTATTGAGACAGGTGGATTACCTTACCCTTTAATTACCTTTGCGGCATTAATACCTTGGGTCTTTTTTCAGGAATCCGTTTCCGAAGGTGTAAACAGCGTCACCTCGAACGCAGCCTTAATTAAAAAAATATATTTCCCAAGGGAAATTTTTCCGTTGACAGCAATGGTGACCAAACTAGTAGAACTAGTTGTTAGTTTTGTAATACTGGCCGGAATGATGATCTATTACAAAATTTTGCCTACTATATATGCTTTCTGGCTGCCGGTTTTTGTGCTGTATACCATGGTAGTGGCTTTGACGATCAGTTTTTTCGGCGCAGCGATGAATGTCTACTACCGCGATATCGCGCAAGCCATACCAATCGGCCTATCGTTATTGATGTACGGCTCACCGGTGATTTATCCCTTAAGCCTGGTTAAAAAGAAACTACTTATAGAGCAGGCAGCCGGAGAGTGGTCGGAGAAGTTGTATACCCTTTACACTATAAATCCATTAGTTGGAATAATCGATGGTTTTCAGCGCACACTAATTGGAGCATCTGACCCGGATTTTCAAGCACTTTACCCAGGTTTGATATTAACTTTGTCTGTGCTTCCTTTTAGCTATTGGTTTTTTAAGCGGGCTGAAAATTGGTTTGCTGACGTTATCTAA
- a CDS encoding tetratricopeptide repeat protein, producing the protein MRIIKFAKKSLKTFMLCIGLLPIIAKAEFPQTDLDYMGLPIFCKEMHQEGAQGTPRALMWEKRLAGNGGIHHYCAGLFTYNLAWKTNNRAERMSYLKQAINEMVFPFKHGMVSDFVLIPKMYYDIGKAYEGLEDYKAAIDNYHKSIERSPKTWMPYAALGDIYIKLNRPNEAINILEQGLEKKPDSKPLLKRLSKLKKTQKAD; encoded by the coding sequence ATGAGAATTATAAAGTTTGCCAAAAAATCATTAAAAACATTTATGCTGTGTATCGGACTTTTACCGATCATTGCTAAAGCAGAATTTCCTCAAACAGATTTAGATTATATGGGGCTGCCTATTTTCTGCAAAGAAATGCATCAGGAAGGTGCCCAAGGCACGCCAAGAGCCTTGATGTGGGAAAAAAGGCTGGCAGGCAACGGCGGTATTCACCATTATTGTGCAGGATTGTTTACCTATAACCTGGCCTGGAAAACCAACAACCGTGCGGAAAGAATGAGTTATCTGAAACAGGCCATCAATGAAATGGTTTTTCCGTTTAAGCACGGTATGGTGTCGGATTTTGTATTGATCCCTAAAATGTACTACGACATCGGCAAAGCATACGAAGGATTGGAGGACTACAAAGCGGCTATCGACAACTATCACAAAAGTATCGAGCGTAGCCCGAAAACCTGGATGCCTTATGCAGCGCTAGGCGATATATATATCAAATTGAACAGACCTAACGAGGCGATCAATATACTGGAACAAGGCTTAGAAAAGAAACCGGATTCTAAGCCTCTATTGAAACGTCTTTCTAAACTGAAAAAAACCCAAAAAGCTGATTAA
- a CDS encoding glycosyltransferase family 4 protein translates to MNGAVKPKRILFVENGIGYGGAVICLRHLVRCLDRSQLYPIVVTGRATAQYQEIASEAVWKHIKDRHFDISAWRALVKRKPVFASNRYLRFIATQIIARADDLLNFMPFFLQLLWIAWKFEADLIHANNDPVCNRAALLAAKILHKPCVCHVRENPNYSKLAGYLYKIPDHFVSVSNWVAHRMTSELMVAREKITVVYDGIELQKLDLKADGNTFRKQFDIDTNDFVVGLVGLLIPWKGQELFLDAAKELSDKIPNLKMVIIGGTPEECSNYEEMLKNRVNNENLKNFVIFTGHIGQMERVYNGLNVVVSASTAPEPLGTVVIESMAMGRPLIGPNHGGGAEMLDNGETGLLFSAGDSESFRNAVLELYQKPDLAERLGENAQEKAFKLFSIKTHTTSIESIYFKLLKQ, encoded by the coding sequence ATGAACGGCGCAGTCAAACCTAAACGCATATTATTCGTTGAAAATGGCATTGGCTATGGTGGTGCCGTAATTTGTCTGCGCCATTTAGTGAGATGTCTTGATCGTAGCCAATTATATCCGATCGTTGTTACTGGACGCGCAACTGCCCAATACCAAGAAATAGCAAGCGAGGCCGTTTGGAAACATATAAAAGACCGCCATTTCGACATTAGCGCATGGCGTGCTTTAGTAAAACGCAAACCAGTGTTTGCAAGCAATCGATATTTAAGATTTATCGCCACGCAAATCATCGCTCGCGCTGATGATTTGCTCAATTTTATGCCGTTTTTTTTGCAACTTCTCTGGATTGCCTGGAAGTTTGAAGCAGACCTGATTCACGCCAACAATGACCCAGTTTGCAACCGCGCCGCTTTGCTGGCCGCTAAAATTTTGCATAAACCGTGTGTTTGCCATGTGCGCGAAAACCCTAATTATTCCAAATTGGCGGGCTACCTTTACAAAATTCCGGACCACTTTGTATCTGTTTCTAACTGGGTCGCTCACAGAATGACTTCTGAACTAATGGTTGCCCGGGAAAAAATAACCGTAGTTTATGATGGGATAGAATTACAAAAACTCGATTTAAAGGCTGACGGCAACACATTCCGTAAACAATTTGATATAGACACCAATGATTTTGTAGTCGGACTGGTAGGATTACTGATTCCCTGGAAAGGCCAGGAATTATTTTTGGATGCCGCCAAAGAGCTATCTGATAAAATTCCAAATTTAAAAATGGTAATTATTGGCGGTACACCGGAAGAATGCTCTAATTATGAAGAAATGTTGAAAAATAGAGTCAATAACGAAAACTTAAAAAATTTTGTTATTTTCACCGGCCATATCGGGCAAATGGAACGCGTATACAACGGTTTAAATGTGGTCGTGTCGGCATCGACAGCGCCTGAACCGTTAGGCACAGTAGTGATCGAGTCCATGGCAATGGGCAGACCTTTAATCGGCCCGAACCACGGTGGCGGCGCGGAAATGCTGGACAACGGAGAAACGGGGTTGTTATTTAGCGCCGGTGACTCCGAAAGCTTTCGTAATGCGGTACTCGAACTTTACCAAAAACCTGACTTGGCCGAGCGGCTTGGGGAAAACGCGCAAGAAAAGGCGTTTAAATTATTCTCTATAAAAACTCATACAACAAGTATAGAGTCAATTTACTTTAAATTACTGAAACAGTAG